Part of the Desulfovibrio litoralis DSM 11393 genome, AGGTAAGAGTAGCCTTATGATCTATGAGCAGTTTGGCGACCTGAAGTTTAAATATCGCAATAGGGAGTTCTGGTGCCGTGGCTACTATGTTGATACAGTAGGCAAGAATAAGAATAAGATTCAAGAATATATCAAACACCAATTGGAACAGGATAAGCTTGGTTCACAGCTAAGCCTTCCTTACCCAGGAAGCCCGTTTACGGGCGGCAAGTAGCAGAATATGCAAATGCCAGACGGTTATGCACCTGTTAGGGTGCAGCTAGCAACAGAGCCTTACAGGCGCATATGAAAAACCCCCGGCTACGCCGGGGGATATTTATTGTATAAAGAATACCCCCAGCTAGGCTGGGGGTTCTAAAAAGCTTTTAGCTTTGCTTCTGTTATAAAACTCCTTTTGATTTGCTATAACTGACTTGCGGTCTGGCAACTGCATGTCGAACAAATCAAAAGGAGGTCACAATGAGTGACACAAAGAGTTTATCTCATACAAAGTGGAACTGCAAATATCATATAGTTTTTGCTTTGGCGTTGTATTGTTGTTGTCTAGAGGCTTGTTGTAGTTTTTATAACATGTGTTGTCGGTTTTCAATCTCTCATATTAAACTTCATCCATCTTTCCCACGATCTTCTTTCATTTTCTTTGTCCATCTTTTCAATATGGTTTTTTAAAGCACTATCATTCGAATCATCGCTTCGACTATTTCCAAAGTAACCTTCGTCTCTGCAATATTCCGGACCTAGTTTATGAGCTGTTAGTTTGTTGTCTTTGAAAGTAAGTTCGAGAGAGCATAGTCCATAAGGACTGGTGTTTGTATTGAACCACTCCTCAAATATTGTTATATGCTTCGGGG contains:
- a CDS encoding transposase, which gives rise to GKSSLMIYEQFGDLKFKYRNREFWCRGYYVDTVGKNKNKIQEYIKHQLEQDKLGSQLSLPYPGSPFTGGK